CTTTAATAATCTATACTATTAATAAATCGTCTTTGCTGTACCGCAGGTTTTTAATGTCAAAACAAACATTACAATTACACAGCACTATTTTGTCTATACATAGTTTAGATATTGATGCTGATATCCCTGCTGCTTTGTTAAAACTTCCGTTGTTTTTTATCTCAAAAACCCATGACGAACTATCAATTGTATGCCCCAGTAGTTTTGAATTACACAGCCTGGATACAGAATCTAATTGGCAAGCATTAGAAGTTATTGGCCCTTTAGGGTTTTCGTTAACAGGAATTATGGCTAATATTTCTGGCGTGTTAGCTAAAGCACAAATATCTATCTTTTCTATTTCAACTTACGATACTGACTACATACTTGTAAAAAAACAAACAGCGGCCCAGGCAATCACAGCACTAAAAAAAGATGGCTATAATGTGGTGACAAACTAATTTATGAAAGCACAACCAATAGAGCTTATTGCACAAAATAAAATCCCCCGTGATGCTATTAATATCACCAGTCCTTTTACGGGAAAGGTAGTAGAATTAAGTAATCACCCAGAGCCTTTGTTCAGTTTTGGTACACTTGGCCCCGGTGTTATGGTGCAAGCAACCAGTCATAAAATTTTAGCCCCCTTTGATGGGGTTTTACTGCAGGTTAAAAACGCAGGAACTGAATTTATTTTGCAGGCTAAAAATGGGTTAAAAATACTCATTAATTTAACCTTACCTGCCTCTGCAGCAATTACGCATACCCATATAGCACAGTTAAATGGCAGCCAAGTACTCAAAGGCCAACGACTTGCTTATTTTGACATTAGAGAATTAGACTCCCCCATGCTAGGAAGTTTAATATTACTTAATGGTCACAACCTGGGCACATTTCATTATTCACACCTGCATGTAAAAGCAGCTGAAGACACCTTATTAACTATTATTAAAAAGAAGTAACTTATGATCACTCTTTACGGAATTAGTAACTGCGACACAATTAAAAAAGCTAAAAAGTA
This DNA window, taken from Pseudoalteromonas marina, encodes the following:
- a CDS encoding ACT domain-containing protein, with product MSKQTLQLHSTILSIHSLDIDADIPAALLKLPLFFISKTHDELSIVCPSSFELHSLDTESNWQALEVIGPLGFSLTGIMANISGVLAKAQISIFSISTYDTDYILVKKQTAAQAITALKKDGYNVVTN
- a CDS encoding PTS glucose transporter subunit IIA — protein: MKAQPIELIAQNKIPRDAINITSPFTGKVVELSNHPEPLFSFGTLGPGVMVQATSHKILAPFDGVLLQVKNAGTEFILQAKNGLKILINLTLPASAAITHTHIAQLNGSQVLKGQRLAYFDIRELDSPMLGSLILLNGHNLGTFHYSHLHVKAAEDTLLTIIKKK